One window of the Microvirga mediterraneensis genome contains the following:
- a CDS encoding TRAP transporter small permease subunit: MTALLGLSRVIDSINERLGKAAAWAIVVAILVSAVNAIIRRIFGVSSNAWLELQWYLFGAVFMLCAAWTLKANEHIRIDIVSSRLSKRSRDGIDVFGHVFFLFPFVALLLWLCIPYFINSYRSGEVSSNAGGLLIWPAKGLILLGFLSMFFQWLSELIKRVAIMKGQLVDENDAVGHHSAAAEAERLIQEIGTVNTPGAGGTPPGDGIS; encoded by the coding sequence GTGACGGCGCTTCTTGGGCTATCCCGGGTCATCGACTCGATCAACGAACGCCTCGGCAAGGCTGCGGCCTGGGCCATCGTGGTGGCTATCCTGGTCTCGGCCGTCAATGCCATCATCCGGCGCATCTTCGGCGTCTCGTCCAATGCCTGGCTGGAGCTGCAATGGTACCTGTTCGGCGCCGTTTTCATGCTCTGCGCCGCATGGACCCTGAAGGCGAATGAGCACATCCGCATCGACATCGTGTCGAGCAGGCTCTCCAAGCGCAGCCGGGACGGTATCGACGTGTTCGGCCATGTCTTCTTCCTGTTCCCCTTCGTGGCCCTGCTGCTTTGGCTGTGCATCCCCTACTTCATCAACTCGTATCGCTCCGGCGAGGTCTCCTCGAATGCCGGCGGCCTGCTGATCTGGCCGGCCAAGGGGCTGATCCTGCTGGGCTTCCTGTCCATGTTCTTCCAGTGGCTGAGCGAGCTGATCAAGCGTGTGGCGATCATGAAGGGCCAGCTGGTGGACGAGAACGACGCCGTCGGACATCACAGCGCCGCCGCGGAGGCGGAGCGTCTCATTCAAGAAATCGGGACAGTCAACACGCCGGGCGCAGGCGGAACGCCCCCCGGCGACGGCATCAGCTGA
- a CDS encoding NnrU family protein: MTLLIVGLVIFLGMHSFSMARARRAALIGRIGEGPYKGLYSIMSLLGIVLIAIGFGQYRANGYIPVWDPPVWTRHLALLLVWLAFICLAAAYLPGRIKARLKHPMLAGVKIWALAHLLANGDLGSILLFGSILGWAVLARISAKRRDVAAQHGGTAAPAGWRNDLLAVAIGTIAYAAFAFWLHPWLIGVPVLPVRA; this comes from the coding sequence GTGACGCTGCTGATCGTCGGACTCGTGATCTTTCTCGGCATGCATTCCTTCAGCATGGCGCGTGCCCGCCGGGCTGCCCTGATCGGGAGGATCGGGGAGGGGCCGTACAAGGGCCTCTACTCCATCATGTCCCTGCTCGGCATCGTATTGATCGCCATCGGCTTCGGCCAATACCGGGCCAACGGCTACATCCCGGTCTGGGACCCGCCGGTCTGGACGCGCCACCTTGCCCTTCTCCTGGTCTGGCTCGCCTTCATCTGCCTCGCGGCGGCATACCTTCCGGGACGGATAAAGGCACGGCTGAAGCACCCGATGCTCGCCGGGGTGAAGATCTGGGCCCTGGCGCATCTTCTCGCCAACGGCGATCTCGGGTCGATCCTCCTGTTCGGATCCATCCTGGGCTGGGCGGTGCTCGCCCGCATCAGCGCCAAGCGCCGCGACGTGGCTGCCCAGCATGGCGGCACTGCGGCACCCGCGGGATGGCGGAACGACCTCCTGGCGGTGGCGATCGGAACGATTGCCTATGCGGCCTTCGCATTCTGGCTGCATCCGTGGCTGATCGGCGTTCCGGTCCTGCCCGTAAGGGCATGA
- a CDS encoding tetratricopeptide repeat protein, translating to MAPNDEFIREVDDEYRRDQIAQIWKRYNGIIIGVVVLVVAGVGGWRFWEHTQQTRAQEAAVRYEEALRLSSEDKGQDAQGAFEAVVKEDGATGYAMLARFRLAAELGQQNAENGASAFDALANDAAVPPLWKDLARLRAAWLRVDTAEPAKLRQAVEPLAAPSGAWRHSARELLGLSGLKAGDMDYAGRWFDQIAADRETPSSLRQRLAVYTALVAGGPVQATQ from the coding sequence ATGGCCCCGAACGACGAGTTCATTCGCGAAGTCGATGACGAATACCGCCGCGACCAGATCGCCCAGATCTGGAAGCGCTACAACGGAATCATCATCGGCGTGGTGGTGCTGGTCGTGGCCGGCGTCGGCGGCTGGCGCTTTTGGGAACACACCCAGCAGACCAGGGCGCAGGAGGCGGCCGTGCGCTACGAGGAGGCCCTGCGCCTCTCCTCGGAGGACAAGGGGCAGGACGCGCAAGGTGCCTTCGAGGCCGTGGTGAAGGAGGACGGCGCCACCGGCTATGCCATGCTCGCGCGCTTCCGCCTCGCGGCCGAGCTGGGCCAGCAGAATGCCGAGAACGGCGCATCGGCTTTCGATGCCCTCGCGAACGATGCCGCCGTGCCGCCCCTGTGGAAGGATCTCGCGCGCCTTCGCGCCGCCTGGCTGCGTGTCGACACGGCCGAGCCCGCCAAGTTGCGGCAGGCCGTGGAGCCGCTCGCCGCGCCTTCCGGCGCCTGGCGCCACTCCGCGCGGGAACTCTTAGGCTTATCCGGCCTTAAGGCCGGTGATATGGATTATGCCGGTCGCTGGTTCGACCAGATCGCCGCCGATCGCGAGACGCCTTCCTCCCTGAGGCAGCGCCTTGCCGTCTATACCGCCCTCGTGGCGGGCGGTCCCGTGCAGGCGACCCAGTAG